Proteins from a genomic interval of Maylandia zebra isolate NMK-2024a linkage group LG15, Mzebra_GT3a, whole genome shotgun sequence:
- the LOC101468823 gene encoding ankyrin repeat domain-containing protein 13C, with product MTGEKVRSLRKDHRPSKDEDLLEPDEEAATGTFTASRTNNKSRASKIFSNHKLIKSSSTQQQQQQQNQQSQINANTNTLSTSDVIDDNNKNPIIRTGQDFPVHECVFKGDVRRLSSLIRTQNIAQKDVHGNTPLHLAVMMGHKECAHLLLAHNAPVKVKNAQGWSPLAEAISYGDRQMITALLRKLKQQSRESVEDKRPKLLKALKELGDFYLELHWDFQSWVPLLSRILPSDACKIYKQGINIRLDTTLIDFTDMKCQRGDLSFIFNGNAIPSESFVVLDNEQKVYQRIHHEESEMETEEEVDILMSSDVYSATLSTKSITFSRAQTGWLFREDKTERVGNFLADFYSVNGLVLESRKRREHLSEEDILRNKAIMESLSKGGNLIEQNFEPARRQSLTPPSPNTISWEEYITADNGKAPHLGRELVCKESKKNFKATIAMSQDFPLSIESLLNVLEVIAPFKHFNKLREFVQMKLPPGFPVKLDIPVFPTITATVTFQEFRYDEFDESIFSIPNDYKEDPSRFPDL from the exons ATGACCGGAGAGAAGGTCCGCTCCCTGCGCAAGGACCACAGGCCGAGCAAAGACGAGGACTTACTGGAGCCCGACGAAGAGGCTGCGACCGGGACGTTTACAGCCTCCAGGACGAACAACAAGAGCAGAGCGAGTAAAATCTTCAGCAACCACAAGTTAATCAAGTCTTCAtccacacaacaacaacagcagcagcagaaccaACAGTCGCAGATTAATGCTAACACCAACACACTGTCAACATCCGATGTTATCgatgacaacaacaaaaaccccaTTATCCGAACTGGGCAGGACTTTCCGGTGCACGAATGTGTATTTAAGGGAGATGTCCGACGACTGTCTTCGCTCATACGGACGCAGAATATCGCCCAGAAAGACGTCCATG GAAACACACCGCTGCATCTTGCTGTCATGATGGGACATAAAG AGTGTGCCCATCTGCTGCTGGCCCACAATGCACCAGTGAAGGTGAAGAACGCTCAGGGATGGAGCCCCCTCGCCGAGGCCATTAGCTACGGAGACCGACAGATGA TCACAGCGCTGCTGAGGAAGCTGAAGCAGCAGTCCAGGGAGAGCGTGGAGGACAAGAGGCCCAAACTGCTGAAAGCCCTCAAAGAG CTCGGAGACTTTTACTTGGAGCTTCACTGGGACTTCCAAAGTTGGG TGCCTTTGCTCTCCAGAATCCTGCCTTCAGATGCCTGCAAGATCTACAAACAAGGCATCAACATCAG ACTGGATACAACCCTGATAGACTTCACTGACATGAAATGCCAGCGGGGTGACCTCAGTTTCATCTTTAACGGCAATGCTATTCCCTCAGAGTCTTTTGTTGTGCTGGATAATGAACAGAAAGTCTACCAGCGGATACACCATGAG GAGTCGGAGAtggaaacagaagaagaagtggaTATTCTGATGAGCAGCGACGTGTACTCCGCCACACTGTCCACCAAATCCATCACGTTCTCTAGGGCGCAGACTGGTTGGCTGTTCAGGGAAGACAAGACG GAGCGCGTGGGAAACTTTCTGGCCGATTTCTACTCTGTGAACGGCCTGGTGCTCGAGTCCAGGAAGAGGAGAGAGCATCTGAGCGAGGAGGACATCTTGAGGAACAAAGCCATCATGGAGAGTCTGAGCAAAGGAGGGAACCTCATAGAGCAGAACTTTGAG CCAGCAAGAAGGCAATCTCTAACCCCCCCGTCACCCAACACTATATCCTGGGAAGAATACATCACGGCTGACAATGGAAA AGCTCCTCATCTAGGAAGAGAGCTGGTGTGCAAGGAGAGCAAGAAAAACTTCAAAGCCACAATAGCCATGAGTCAAGACTTCCCTCTGAGCATCGAATC GTTACTGAATGTTCTGGAAGTGATTGCACCCTTCAAGCACTTTAATAAACTCAGGGAGTTTGTTCAGATGAAGCTCCCCCCTGGCTTTCCCGTCAAGCTCG ACATCCCCGTGTTTCCTACGATCACGGCCACGGTGACGTTTCAGGAGTTTCGCTACGATGAGTTTGATGAATCCATTTTTAGCATTCCCAATGATTATAAAGAAGACCCTAGCCGCTTCCCCGACCTTTAA
- the cth gene encoding cystathionine gamma-lyase, with product MSNTDKKEEQSDLFAGFRTAYKSFATDAIHVGQEPEQWKSMAVVPPISLSTTFKQYSPGKHAGFEYSRSGNPTRNCLEKAVAALDGAKYCLALASGLAATVTVTHMLKAGDGIVSMDDVYGGTNRYFQRIAAEVSLDVSFADCTKPQLLKAALKPNTKLVWIETPTNPMMKVVDIKACSDLVHEHNKDIVVVVDNTFMSAYFQRPLALGADICMYSATKYMNGHSDVVMGLVSMNREDLYERLKFLQNALGSVPSPFDCFLCNRGLKTLHLRMERHFKNTLAVAKFLEADPRVERVLYPGLPSHPQYEVMKRQCTGCPGMIAFNIKGKLEHATTFLNNLKMFAIAESLGGYESLAEHPAIMTHASVPENERNVLGISDTLIRLSVGLEDEANIIEDLDQALAAAHPKK from the exons ATGAGTAACACggacaaaaaagaagaacaaagcgATTTATTCGCCGGTTTCCGCACGGCTTATAAATCCTTTGCAACAGATGCCATACACGTCGGTCAGGAGCCGGAGCAATGGAAATCTATGGCTGTAGTGCCGCCGATTTCCCTTTCTACCACGTTCAAGCAGTACTCTCCAGGAAAGCACGCT GGGTTCGAGTATAGCCGGAGTGGAAACCCTACCAGGAACTGCCTTGAAAAAGCCGTAGCTGCACTGGACGGAGCAAAGTACT GCCTTGCTCTCGCTTCAGGACTGGCGGCCACAGTGACGGTCACTCACATGCTCAAGGCAGGCGATGGAATCGTCAGCATGGATGACGTGTACGGAG gCACAAACCGCTACTTTCAAAGAATCGCAGCTGAAGTCAGCCTGGATGTGTCTTTTGCTGACTGCACAAAACCACAATTGCTCAAGGCTGCCTTGAAGCCAAATACTAAG CTGGTGTGGATTGAAACACCCACCAACCCCATGATGAAGGTGGTGGACATCAAGGCCTGCTCCGACTTGGTCCACGAGCACAACAAAGACATAGTGGTGGTTGTGGACAACACCTTCATGTCGGCCTATTTCCAG CGCCCCTTGGCTTTGGGAGCTGATATCTGCATGTACTCAGCCACCAAATACATGAATG GCCACAGCGATGTGGTGATGGGACTCGTCTCCATGAACAGGGAGGATCTGTACGAGCGACTGAAGTTCCTGCAAAATG CACTGGGTAGTGTGCCGTCTCCTTTTGACTGTTTCCTGTGTAACCGTGGATTGAAGACCCTTCACCTGAGGATGGAGCGGCACTTTAAGAACACCCTGGCTGTTGCCAAGTTTCTGGAGGCTGATCCGAGGGTGGAGCGCGTCCTCTACCCAG GCCTGCCGTCTCACCCCCAGTACGAAGTGATGAAGAGACAGTGTACTGGGTGTCCAGGGATGATTGCCTTCAACATTAAAGGGAAACTTGAGCATGCTACTACCTTCCTCAATAACCTCAAA ATGTTTGCGATTGCAGAAAGCCTCGGTGGGTACGAAAGTTTGGCAGAACACCC GGCGATTATGACCCATGCATCAGTGCCAGAAAATGAGAGGAATGTGCTGGGCATCAGCGACACCCTGATCCGGCTCTCCGTTGGCCTGGAAGACGAAGCCAACATCATCGAAGACCTGGATCAGGCACTGGCTGCTGCT CATCCAAAGAAGTGA